One Pseudomonas rhizophila DNA window includes the following coding sequences:
- the gcvH gene encoding glycine cleavage system protein GcvH — protein MSELRFTEDHEWLRTEADGSVTVGITAFAQNALGDVVYVQLPELQSYAKGDEASTVESVKAASGVYMPLDGEVLEVNPALESNPELVNEDPLGEGWFFRFKPADATQVDQLLNQDAYDRLIKANAEA, from the coding sequence ATGAGCGAGTTGCGTTTCACTGAAGATCACGAATGGCTGCGCACTGAAGCCGACGGCAGCGTTACCGTCGGTATTACCGCGTTTGCCCAGAACGCCTTGGGCGATGTGGTCTATGTTCAGTTACCGGAACTGCAAAGCTACGCCAAGGGTGACGAAGCCTCTACCGTGGAATCGGTGAAAGCCGCCAGCGGTGTGTACATGCCGCTGGACGGAGAAGTGCTGGAAGTGAACCCGGCCCTGGAAAGCAATCCGGAACTGGTCAACGAAGATCCGCTGGGCGAAGGCTGGTTTTTCCGATTCAAGCCCGCCGACGCCACCCAAGTTGACCAACTGCTGAATCAGGACGCCTATGACCGCCTGATCAAAGCCAACGCCGAAGCCTGA
- a CDS encoding MBL fold metallo-hydrolase: MTGSTLFKRLLLTSASMIFAANTWAADLALEVYNPGATAVFPVTSVLVSGEKEVVLVDAQFGKSQAEQVVQKIRASGKQLTTIYISHGDPDYYFGLETLTAAFPDAKVLASAPTVEHIKHTMDGKLKYWGPILKGDAPSKAIVPQVLKGDSLTLEGKRLQIIGLDGPQPDRSFVWIPSIKAVVGGVVVAENIHVWMADTQTPQSHKDWLATLEGIEKLQPNTVIPGHYLGDSARSLAPVKFTAEYIKAFDEETAKAKDSAALIAAMKQRYPDLGEDSSLELSAKVAKGEMKW; encoded by the coding sequence ATGACCGGATCCACCTTATTCAAGCGTCTGCTGCTGACCAGCGCTTCGATGATTTTTGCGGCCAACACCTGGGCAGCCGACCTTGCCCTGGAGGTCTACAACCCTGGCGCGACGGCCGTTTTCCCGGTGACCTCGGTATTGGTCAGTGGGGAAAAAGAAGTGGTGTTGGTGGACGCCCAGTTCGGCAAGTCCCAGGCCGAACAGGTGGTGCAGAAAATCCGCGCCAGCGGCAAGCAATTGACCACGATCTACATCAGCCACGGCGATCCCGACTACTATTTTGGTCTGGAGACCCTGACCGCCGCGTTCCCGGATGCCAAGGTGCTGGCCTCTGCGCCGACCGTCGAACACATCAAGCACACCATGGACGGCAAGTTGAAATATTGGGGGCCGATCCTCAAGGGCGATGCGCCGAGCAAAGCGATCGTACCCCAGGTACTCAAGGGAGACAGCCTGACCCTGGAGGGCAAGCGCTTGCAGATCATCGGTCTTGATGGCCCGCAACCGGACCGCAGCTTCGTGTGGATCCCGTCGATCAAGGCGGTGGTCGGCGGCGTCGTGGTGGCCGAGAACATTCACGTCTGGATGGCCGACACGCAGACGCCGCAGTCCCACAAGGATTGGCTGGCGACGCTGGAGGGCATTGAAAAACTGCAACCGAACACTGTGATTCCCGGCCATTACCTGGGTGATAGTGCCCGGTCCCTGGCTCCGGTGAAATTTACCGCCGAGTACATCAAGGCCTTCGACGAAGAAACCGCCAAAGCCAAGGACTCCGCCGCCCTGATCGCCGCCATGAAGCAGCGCTACCCCGATCTGGGGGAAGACAGCTCCCTGGAGCTCAGTGCCAAGGTGGCCAAGGGTGAGATGAAGTGGTGA
- a CDS encoding sigma-54-dependent transcriptional regulator, which yields MRIHVSFIDRVGITQEVLALLGGRNLNLDAVEMVPPNVYIDAPTLSPQVLDELREALFSVRGVQAVTVVDILPGQRRHLQLDALLAAMTDPVLALDSAGHVLLANPALIALYGREPAGESVAELFGDEALLVALLENGFRLPLREITLNGQTLLLDATPITNAGALLTLYQPNRIGERLSALHHDHAEGFDALLGESPAIRTLKARAQRVAALDAPLLIQGETGTGKELVARACHAISARHGAPFLALNCAALPENLAESELFGYAPGAFTGAQRGGKPGLMELANQGTVFLDEIGEMSPYLQAKLLRFLNDGSFRRVGGDREIKVNVRILSATHRNLEKMVSEGSFREDLFYRLNVLNVEVPPLRERGQDILLLARYFMQQACAQIQRPVCRLAPGTYPALLGNRWPGNVRQLQNVIFRAAAICESSLVDIGDLDIAGTSVARQGDVEVESLEQAVEAFEKHLLESLYVNYPSTRQLASRLQTSHTAIAHRLRKYGISGKP from the coding sequence ATGCGTATCCACGTCAGTTTCATCGACCGCGTCGGCATTACCCAGGAAGTCCTGGCGCTGCTCGGTGGGCGCAATCTCAATCTGGATGCGGTGGAGATGGTGCCGCCCAACGTCTACATCGATGCCCCGACCCTCAGCCCGCAGGTGCTGGACGAATTACGCGAGGCGCTGTTCAGCGTGCGGGGCGTGCAGGCGGTCACCGTGGTGGACATCCTGCCCGGCCAGCGTCGGCATTTGCAGCTCGACGCCCTGCTCGCGGCCATGACCGACCCGGTACTGGCCCTCGACAGCGCCGGCCACGTATTGCTGGCCAACCCGGCGTTGATCGCCCTGTACGGGCGTGAACCGGCCGGGGAAAGCGTTGCCGAGCTGTTCGGTGACGAAGCCCTGTTGGTCGCTCTGCTGGAGAATGGTTTCCGCCTGCCGCTTCGGGAAATCACCCTCAACGGCCAGACCTTACTGCTGGACGCCACGCCCATTACAAACGCCGGTGCGTTGCTGACCCTCTATCAGCCAAACCGCATCGGCGAACGCCTATCGGCGCTGCACCACGACCACGCCGAAGGGTTTGACGCGTTGCTGGGCGAATCCCCGGCGATCCGCACCCTCAAGGCCCGGGCCCAGCGGGTAGCGGCGTTGGATGCACCGTTGCTGATCCAGGGCGAAACCGGCACGGGCAAAGAGCTGGTGGCCCGGGCCTGCCATGCCATCAGTGCCCGCCACGGCGCGCCGTTCCTGGCCCTGAACTGTGCGGCGCTGCCGGAGAATCTGGCCGAAAGTGAACTGTTCGGCTACGCCCCCGGCGCCTTCACCGGCGCGCAACGGGGTGGCAAGCCGGGGCTGATGGAACTGGCGAACCAGGGCACGGTATTTCTCGATGAAATCGGCGAGATGTCGCCCTACCTGCAAGCCAAGCTGCTGCGGTTCTTGAACGATGGCAGCTTCCGTCGGGTCGGCGGCGACCGGGAAATCAAGGTCAACGTGCGAATCCTCAGCGCGACCCACCGCAACCTGGAAAAAATGGTCAGCGAAGGTTCGTTCCGCGAAGACCTGTTCTATCGCCTGAACGTGCTCAACGTCGAAGTGCCGCCGCTACGTGAACGCGGCCAGGACATCTTGCTGCTGGCGCGCTACTTCATGCAGCAGGCCTGTGCGCAAATCCAGCGCCCGGTCTGCCGCTTGGCCCCCGGCACCTACCCGGCGCTGCTGGGCAACCGCTGGCCGGGCAATGTGCGGCAATTGCAGAACGTGATCTTCCGCGCCGCGGCCATCTGTGAAAGCAGCCTGGTGGACATTGGCGACCTGGACATTGCCGGCACGTCTGTGGCGCGCCAGGGTGACGTGGAAGTCGAAAGCCTTGAGCAAGCGGTGGAAGCCTTCGAAAAACATCTGCTCGAAAGCCTCTACGTCAACTACCCCTCGACCCGCCAGCTCGCCAGCCGCCTGCAAACCTCCCATACAGCGATTGCCCATCGGTTGCGTAAATACGGGATTTCCGGCAAGCCGTAA
- a CDS encoding LysR family transcriptional regulator, translated as MDRLQAMQVFVAVVELGSQSAAAEHLDLSRPVVSRYLAELEDWVGARLMHRTTRKLSLTAAGLEILPRCRQMLDLSGDMQAAVSTSDDAPRGMLRISASTSFGQAQLAAAMTEFVVRYPGVSVDLQMLDRTVNLVDERIDLAIRMSNDLDPNLIARRLTVCRSVICASPGYLREHPTPQRVEDLSRHNCLTHSYVGKSLWHFEQDGEQVSVPVQGNISANEASTLLQATIAGAGVAMLPSYQAGTHIKNGELIRLLPHAEPRRMNMYAVYASRKHMPSALRSLLDFLVLKFPERPEWDIGL; from the coding sequence ATGGATCGTCTACAAGCAATGCAAGTGTTCGTCGCCGTGGTGGAACTGGGCAGTCAGTCGGCAGCAGCCGAACATCTGGACCTGTCACGACCGGTGGTGTCACGGTATCTGGCGGAACTGGAAGACTGGGTTGGTGCCCGACTGATGCACCGCACCACTCGCAAATTGAGCCTGACGGCCGCGGGTTTGGAGATCCTGCCGCGCTGTCGGCAGATGCTGGATCTGTCCGGCGACATGCAGGCCGCCGTCAGTACGTCGGACGATGCGCCACGGGGTATGCTGCGCATCAGCGCCAGCACCTCGTTCGGCCAAGCCCAATTGGCGGCAGCCATGACCGAGTTCGTCGTGCGCTACCCAGGGGTCAGCGTCGACCTGCAAATGCTCGACCGCACCGTGAACCTGGTGGACGAGCGCATCGACCTGGCGATCCGCATGAGCAACGACCTGGACCCGAACCTGATCGCCCGGCGCCTCACAGTCTGTCGCTCGGTGATCTGCGCCTCGCCCGGCTACCTGCGTGAACACCCAACGCCCCAACGGGTCGAGGATTTGAGCCGGCACAACTGCCTGACCCACTCCTACGTCGGCAAGAGCCTGTGGCATTTCGAGCAGGACGGCGAGCAGGTCTCGGTGCCGGTGCAGGGCAACATCAGCGCCAACGAGGCCAGCACATTGCTGCAGGCCACGATAGCCGGTGCGGGCGTGGCGATGCTGCCCAGCTACCAGGCCGGCACGCACATCAAGAACGGCGAACTGATCCGCCTGTTGCCCCACGCCGAACCCCGCCGGATGAACATGTACGCGGTGTATGCCTCACGCAAACACATGCCGTCGGCGCTGCGCAGCCTGCTGGATTTTTTGGTGCTCAAGTTTCCCGAGAGGCCGGAGTGGGATATTGGGTTGTAA